In Paenibacillus sonchi, the genomic stretch GGATCGTTGATCGGCTGGTCAAGCTCCACACCCAGCAGCGACCAGGTGCCGCTGCTGATGTAAGCTGCAGACCGGCCTTTTTGCACAGGTACACCAAGCACTGCAGAGGCGGTGTCATGTGTGGCTGCACAGATCAACTGGCAGCGGGGCAGATCATACTGGCGGACAAGCGATTCCTGGACAAATCCAAGACTCTCACCCGGAGCTGTCAGCGGGGCAAACTGCTCTCTTCGCAAGTGAAGAAACGACAGCAGCCCGGAGTCGAAGTCGCCCGTCTGTAAATTCAGCAGTTGGGTGGTAGAGGCATTCGTGACCTCATTGATCTTCCGCCCGCCTAATCTATAGTAGAGATAATCCGGCACCAGCAGAATTTGATCCGCTTGGGCCAGCTCTTTGCGGTCATGGGCATATAATTGATATAAGGTATTGAAGGTTAATTGCTGAATCCCTGTTTTGGCATACACTGTGTCAGGTGGAAGGATGGCGGCTACTTCCTCCATAACCCCCTCCGTACGGCGGTCACGGTAGGCATACACCTCCTTGATGCGGCTTCCAGCCGCATCAAGGAGTACATAATCCACCGCCCACGTATCGATGCCTAACGTACACTCCGTGATGCCCAGTGCTTTGGCCTGGCGGAGTCCAACGATAATCTGATCAAATAAATAATCAATATCCCAGAAGCAGGAGCCGTCACGTTCTGTGAAGCCATTGCTGAAGCGGTGGATTTCCTCAAGGCTGAGCTTCCCCTCCTGAAGAGTCCCCAGCACCAGCCGGCCGCTGGAGGCGCCGATATCGACGGCGATATGTTTGTTCATAGAAGCTCTCCTTACTTAGAGGTTGTTCTAGAGAATTTTGCGGAACAGGGTGATCACTTCTTCTTTGGTGGGAATGAACGGATTGCCGGGTGCGCAAGCGTCCTTCATCGAGTTCTCCGCAAGCAGGTCAAGATCGACTTCATTTACTCCAAGCTCTGATAAT encodes the following:
- the rhaB gene encoding rhamnulokinase; amino-acid sequence: MNKHIAVDIGASSGRLVLGTLQEGKLSLEEIHRFSNGFTERDGSCFWDIDYLFDQIIVGLRQAKALGITECTLGIDTWAVDYVLLDAAGSRIKEVYAYRDRRTEGVMEEVAAILPPDTVYAKTGIQQLTFNTLYQLYAHDRKELAQADQILLVPDYLYYRLGGRKINEVTNASTTQLLNLQTGDFDSGLLSFLHLRREQFAPLTAPGESLGFVQESLVRQYDLPRCQLICAATHDTASAVLGVPVQKGRSAAYISSGTWSLLGVELDQPINDPKAMAANYTNEWGAYGTYRFLKNIMGLWLIQEVRRLVGERYSFAELARLAGEAEGFRSLIPCNAPRFLNPGNMIEEIRAACAESGQPVPETPGQLARCIFDSLALSYRSYLQELEELTGTAVEVLQIVGGGANNGLLCQLTADVAGREVLAGPTESTALGNLAVQLIHAGSVANIAEARAIIGNSFPMASYTPRPVPQLEELLDRWEALHHH